From Enoplosus armatus isolate fEnoArm2 chromosome 23, fEnoArm2.hap1, whole genome shotgun sequence:
GGTGGCAGTGCATGTGACCATGTTTCCTACACAAGACATACTCTGCCACTTCAGGGTTGGCCAATCAAACGCATCCTTGTCTCTGAAGAGTGGAGACACCATCGCTATTCTCCCATTCAGCACAGCAGTCTGAACACGATGGCACCTCCAgtgtttgctctctgtctcacatGTTTGTTCTTGGGGGAAATGAGTAAGTTGCAGTTTTTTAACTCCAGCTTTTATCTGTTAGACTGCATGATCAAACCTCACACAAGTGTTTCTCATATTTTTAAATTTGctttgtctttcatttcacttcagctcAGACGACTGATCTGAAATTGTCCTCATCTGTTCGTCAGCGGAGTGGTTTTGTATCAGTTGAAACTGGGGACAACTTGACTTTGCGATGTTTCTATGAAGGTGATATTGCAGCAAGGCTCTACTGGTATAAACAAACTCTGGGACAGAAACCAAGGCTCATCTCTAGCTTCTACAAGTATGAAATACATTCCACTTTTTATCATGAATTCAAGAACAATCCACGCTTCACGCTGGATACTGAAAACGGTAAAAACCACTTGACGATCACAGATTTACGCATTTCTGACTCAGCAACTTACAACTGCGTTTCTTTTTCATACAATATACAATTTTTGGAGACCACTATTGTCAGTGTAAAGGGCTCTGGTTTGAACATCCAAGCTTTGGTCCATCAGTCAGCCTCTGAGACCATCCAGCCAGGAGGCTCCGTGACTCTGAACTGTACAGTGCACACTGGGAGCTGTGATGGAGAACACAGCGTGTACTGGTTCAAAAAGTCTGAAGAATCTCATCCAGGACTCATTTACACCCATGGAGGCAGGAATGATCAGTGTGAGAGGGGACccaactcacaaacacacacctgtgtctACAACTTGGCAATGAAGAGGCTGAATCTTTCTCATGCTGGGACCTACTACTGTGCTGTTGCCTCATGTGGACACATACTGTTTGGAGACGGGGCCAAGCTGGACTTTGAGGGTAAGTAACTTCCTGGCAGAGGTTGTCCCATTCGATAAATAGTCATTCTTACTccctcatcaaacacacaggaaacactgaaaagctCTGTTTCCGATATCTGTCTCTCTACAGTTGAGGTTGACTCGGTGTATGTCTGGAGTGGAGCTTCGGCACTCACCACCATCCTGGTTGTCTTACTGGCTTTCTGGGTGTGCCTGATGAACAAGAGAAACAGCTGCCGATCTTCAGGTGACTGGTCCTTTCTGTATCTGACCGCTTGTATTCCCTCAACATGGCTTTTGAATTAAaaccatttttttgtttcacaacCAGAGACTCAAGCAAGATTTGCATCTCCCTCCACTGCAAATGCAGaggtgaataaaaacagttgCACAATACAGTGCTGCCCCTACATTGTTATCATTTCTGCAAAGAACAAAATGATTCAATGGTATGTGTGACATATATTTTCTTACCAGGGTtaccaaaacacagacacccTCTATTATGCTGCCTTAAGTGCCAACCTGCCGAACAGATCAAGAAGACAGAGGGATCAAACCTGGACTGAATGTGTGTACTACAGTGTGAAGAAGTAGAACTGGACATGTtacatttgtactttgtttttgaGTAAATTTTACTTCCTCTTTTGAGGTGTAATGCAGATTTTGATTTAAGTTTGAACTAATTATGCTTTTGTAGCTTCATTGTGGTCTAATTCAATTGCTCTGTGCTTT
This genomic window contains:
- the LOC139305711 gene encoding uncharacterized protein — protein: MAPPVFALCLTCLFLGEMTQTTDLKLSSSVRQRSGFVSVETGDNLTLRCFYEGDIAARLYWYKQTLGQKPRLISSFYKYEIHSTFYHEFKNNPRFTLDTENGKNHLTITDLRISDSATYNCVSFSYNIQFLETTIVSVKGSGLNIQALVHQSASETIQPGGSVTLNCTVHTGSCDGEHSVYWFKKSEESHPGLIYTHGGRNDQCERGPNSQTHTCVYNLAMKRLNLSHAGTYYCAVASCGHILFGDGAKLDFEVEVDSVYVWSGASALTTILVVLLAFWVCLMNKRNSCRSSETQARFASPSTANAEGYQNTDTLYYAALSANLPNRSRRQRDQTWTECVYYSVKK